One part of the Alistipes onderdonkii genome encodes these proteins:
- a CDS encoding DUF4855 domain-containing protein → MLKFLKNIIPFATAAGSLLLAGSCSRTMYPQGQHRRNLQPPTDAVLCYGGSHHRTPFLWDKERLAPYVTYVDKEGGEHWLFDGFIFLEFQDTNRPDAELYAFETGHLRDKGESAGKAQWQELIDYYFTDGNGVEALEEAVKEAAARLGKAPQKRKVIMVLPDPVIHRHYIDTTSSTTYWGALDGRQLDFNRNEDRIAACKWYIDRVRERFARGSYEHIELAGFYWLREIVTRPVDTQYSYHLTRSDIMLPHIADYLHKLDYTFNWIPYYGSRGYDVWQQFGFDQVYLQPNYYWKPQNDMDEVCRQIDSLGIGMEIEFEPTLLNAREGSGTFRKRLRDYIDYAKRRNIYGKRPFAYYHGTNGFYDLHASDDEADRELFDELCQFIINNPLRAQRPTTDRK, encoded by the coding sequence ATGCTCAAATTCCTGAAAAATATCATTCCGTTCGCAACGGCCGCAGGATCCTTGCTTCTCGCGGGCAGTTGTTCCCGAACCATGTACCCGCAGGGGCAGCACCGCAGAAACCTGCAGCCCCCCACGGATGCCGTGTTATGTTACGGCGGCAGCCACCACCGCACCCCTTTCCTGTGGGACAAGGAACGGCTGGCGCCCTATGTCACCTATGTCGATAAAGAGGGCGGGGAGCACTGGCTCTTCGACGGGTTCATCTTCCTGGAATTCCAGGACACGAACCGTCCCGACGCAGAACTCTACGCCTTCGAGACGGGGCATCTGCGCGACAAGGGCGAATCGGCCGGCAAGGCGCAATGGCAGGAGCTGATCGACTATTATTTCACGGACGGCAACGGGGTCGAGGCCCTCGAAGAGGCCGTGAAGGAGGCCGCCGCGCGGTTGGGCAAAGCCCCGCAGAAGCGCAAGGTCATCATGGTACTTCCCGACCCGGTGATTCACCGGCACTATATCGACACGACGTCGAGTACGACCTATTGGGGAGCATTGGACGGGCGGCAACTGGATTTCAACAGGAATGAAGACCGCATAGCCGCCTGCAAATGGTATATCGACCGGGTACGGGAGCGGTTCGCCCGGGGCAGCTACGAACATATCGAGCTGGCGGGATTCTACTGGCTGCGCGAGATCGTCACCCGGCCGGTGGACACACAGTACAGCTACCACCTGACCCGCTCGGACATCATGCTTCCGCATATCGCCGATTACCTCCACAAGCTGGATTATACGTTCAACTGGATACCCTATTACGGCTCGCGCGGGTACGACGTATGGCAGCAGTTCGGGTTCGACCAGGTCTACCTGCAACCCAACTATTACTGGAAGCCGCAGAACGACATGGATGAGGTTTGCAGACAGATCGACAGCCTGGGCATCGGCATGGAAATAGAGTTCGAGCCCACGCTGCTCAACGCACGCGAAGGCAGCGGAACATTCCGCAAGCGGCTGCGCGACTACATCGACTACGCCAAACGACGCAACATCTACGGCAAACGGCCGTTCGCATATTACCACGGCACCAACGGGTTCTACGACCTCCACGCTTCGGACGACGAGGCCGACCGGGAGTTGTTCGACGAACTTTGCCAGTTCATCATAAACAATCCGTTACGGGCACAACGACCGACAACGGACAGGAAATAA